The following proteins are co-located in the Deinococcus aerius genome:
- a CDS encoding GntR family transcriptional regulator, protein MFPRTVKTALVNMLRDEIVRGTFEPGERLRLEDLAQRFEVSTMPIREALSTLESEGLVTIQPHRGAQVTRFTADEIRELYEMRAALEELATVKAVPNLTEEDFARLDALVAEMEHPQGQFDMARFSQNNMEFHRIIYDRAHRPHLAAQIRDLRYRVQHYLHKHLESTNYSLSGNAEHQRLLDLMRAGKAGEAGKEMHHHILSTGLKIADIMDMEEAARPASKGRTRRASG, encoded by the coding sequence ATGTTCCCCCGCACCGTTAAAACGGCCCTCGTGAACATGCTGCGCGACGAGATTGTGCGCGGCACCTTCGAGCCGGGCGAGCGGTTGCGGCTGGAGGACCTCGCCCAGCGGTTCGAGGTGAGCACCATGCCCATCCGCGAGGCGCTGAGCACCCTGGAATCCGAGGGGCTGGTGACCATCCAGCCGCACCGGGGGGCACAGGTCACCCGCTTTACCGCCGACGAGATCCGCGAGCTGTACGAGATGCGGGCCGCGTTGGAGGAACTGGCGACGGTCAAGGCGGTGCCGAACCTCACGGAGGAGGACTTCGCCCGGCTGGACGCCCTTGTGGCGGAGATGGAGCACCCGCAGGGGCAGTTCGACATGGCGCGGTTCTCGCAGAACAACATGGAGTTCCACCGGATCATCTACGACCGCGCCCACCGTCCCCACCTGGCGGCCCAGATCCGCGACCTGCGTTACCGGGTGCAGCACTACCTGCACAAGCACCTGGAAAGCACCAACTACAGCCTGTCGGGCAACGCCGAGCACCAGCGCCTCCTCGACCTGATGCGCGCCGGGAAGGCCGGGGAGGCCGGGAAGGAGATGCACCACCACATCCTGAGCACCGGGCTCAAGATCGCCGACATCATGGACATGGAAGAGGCGGCGCGTCCCGCCAGCAAGGGGCGGACGCGCCGGGCGTCAGGGTGA
- a CDS encoding beta-glucosidase, producing MTAEPPVTPAPWTLEEAAPFTAGADLWSTAARPERGISPVRMVDGPMGVASPHIDERDVSLVMPCGTALAASWDVDLARRVGEVVAGECHRRGVQAILGPNLNLPRSPLAGRAFETYSEDPFLTGTIGAAWISGMQARGVSAVAKHVVGNDSETQRHSMNSVMDERTLREVYLKPFELAAEAGVWAMMMAYNRCNGVTCSEQAHVMSILRRDFGWNGVLMSDWFGVQDGARSLNAGLDLEMPGPPRQMGPQAADFVAQGQVPEERVVEAARRVAAWAGQVDRSPQGTEGDPQAVLTEAAAAGFVLLKNEGAVLPLSADRPLAVIGPNASVPCYQGATFARIALAEDVLTPLEALRRQFGEVTHEVGVLPEYRLPPLSALPITADSGDRGLTVEYAPGPGSAPSFQEVRRTSTLVWFGDMPGGLSTGRPGTVRARTRLRPERSGVYRLFYGGTGDVTFLVNGVERGRRPSPVVSGDVMGHLLRGESDHLDLELTAGEDVHLEYVMTFAPARAQGLWYGAQPPEVPDLLARAEALAARAEQVVLVVGETADSGVESRDRTTTRLPGAQLDLIRRVCAVNPRTVVVVNAAHAVDTEWATEAAAVLQVWFPGQGFGAALAEVLTGLREPGGRLPVTFARREEDYPAFDLTPDTSGDLRYEEGVLIGYRAFAARGVAPAFALGHGLGYAEFEYGGVGVEPQPDGNIRVAVQVTNTSGRAGKEVVQVYLEQPEFGGVPAHPELAAFAAPVVPAGETRTVHLTVPARAFRRWSEAEGGWVMPPGTWTLNVGRSLQDLRWTGQVTL from the coding sequence ATGACCGCCGAGCCGCCCGTCACCCCCGCCCCGTGGACGCTGGAGGAGGCGGCCCCCTTCACTGCCGGGGCGGACCTGTGGTCGACCGCCGCCCGGCCTGAGCGCGGCATCTCCCCCGTGCGGATGGTCGACGGCCCGATGGGGGTCGCCAGCCCCCACATTGACGAGCGGGACGTGTCGCTGGTGATGCCCTGCGGCACGGCGCTGGCCGCGTCGTGGGACGTGGACCTGGCCCGCCGGGTCGGCGAGGTCGTGGCGGGCGAGTGTCACCGCCGCGGGGTGCAGGCGATTCTCGGCCCGAACCTGAACCTGCCGCGCAGCCCGCTCGCCGGACGCGCCTTCGAGACGTACTCGGAAGACCCCTTCCTGACGGGCACCATCGGCGCGGCCTGGATTTCCGGCATGCAAGCCCGCGGGGTTTCCGCCGTCGCCAAGCACGTTGTCGGCAACGACTCCGAGACGCAGCGGCACTCCATGAACTCGGTGATGGACGAGCGCACCCTGCGCGAGGTGTACCTGAAGCCCTTCGAACTGGCGGCGGAGGCGGGCGTGTGGGCGATGATGATGGCCTACAACCGTTGCAACGGGGTCACCTGTAGTGAGCAGGCGCACGTCATGTCCATCCTCCGCCGGGACTTCGGCTGGAACGGTGTGCTGATGTCCGACTGGTTCGGGGTGCAGGACGGCGCCCGCAGCCTGAACGCGGGCCTGGACCTGGAGATGCCCGGCCCGCCGCGCCAGATGGGGCCTCAGGCGGCGGACTTCGTGGCGCAGGGACAGGTGCCGGAGGAACGGGTCGTGGAGGCGGCGCGGCGAGTAGCGGCCTGGGCCGGGCAGGTGGACCGCTCGCCGCAGGGGACGGAAGGCGACCCCCAGGCCGTGCTGACGGAGGCCGCCGCCGCAGGCTTCGTGCTGCTGAAGAACGAGGGGGCGGTCCTTCCCCTCAGTGCAGATCGGCCCCTCGCGGTGATCGGCCCGAACGCCTCCGTCCCCTGCTACCAGGGCGCGACCTTCGCCCGCATTGCCCTTGCGGAGGACGTGCTCACCCCCCTGGAAGCGCTGCGGCGGCAGTTCGGCGAGGTGACCCACGAGGTGGGTGTCCTGCCCGAGTACCGCCTGCCGCCACTGTCCGCCCTGCCCATCACGGCGGACAGTGGTGACCGTGGCCTGACGGTGGAGTATGCCCCGGGTCCCGGCAGCGCGCCCAGTTTTCAGGAGGTGCGGCGAACGTCCACCCTGGTCTGGTTCGGCGACATGCCGGGGGGCCTGAGTACCGGGCGGCCCGGCACCGTGCGGGCCCGCACCCGCTTGCGGCCCGAGCGCAGCGGTGTCTACCGCCTGTTCTACGGCGGGACGGGCGACGTGACCTTCCTCGTGAACGGGGTGGAGCGGGGCCGCCGTCCCTCCCCGGTTGTGTCGGGGGACGTGATGGGGCACCTGCTGCGGGGCGAGTCGGATCACCTCGACCTGGAGCTCACGGCGGGCGAGGACGTGCATCTGGAATACGTGATGACCTTCGCACCCGCCCGCGCCCAGGGGCTGTGGTACGGGGCCCAGCCGCCGGAGGTGCCGGACCTGCTCGCCCGCGCCGAGGCCCTGGCGGCCCGCGCCGAGCAGGTCGTGCTGGTCGTGGGCGAGACCGCCGACTCGGGCGTGGAGAGCCGCGACCGCACCACGACCCGGCTGCCCGGGGCCCAGCTCGACCTGATCCGCCGCGTCTGCGCGGTCAACCCGCGGACAGTCGTGGTGGTCAACGCGGCGCACGCGGTAGATACGGAATGGGCCACTGAGGCTGCCGCCGTGCTCCAGGTCTGGTTCCCGGGCCAGGGGTTCGGCGCCGCCCTGGCCGAGGTTCTCACGGGCCTGCGGGAGCCGGGGGGGCGCCTGCCCGTCACCTTCGCCCGGCGGGAGGAGGACTACCCCGCCTTCGATCTCACCCCGGACACCAGCGGCGACCTGCGCTACGAGGAGGGCGTCTTGATCGGCTACCGCGCCTTCGCCGCGCGCGGCGTCGCCCCCGCCTTCGCCCTCGGGCACGGGCTGGGGTACGCGGAGTTCGAGTACGGCGGGGTGGGTGTGGAGCCGCAGCCGGACGGGAACATTCGGGTCGCCGTGCAGGTCACCAACACCTCGGGCCGGGCGGGCAAGGAGGTCGTGCAGGTGTACCTGGAGCAGCCGGAATTCGGGGGGGTTCCGGCCCACCCCGAGCTGGCGGCTTTCGCCGCACCTGTCGTCCCCGCCGGGGAAACGCGGACGGTCCACCTGACCGTCCCCGCCCGGGCTTTCCGCCGCTGGTCGGAGGCCGAGGGAGGGTGGGTCATGCCGCCGGGCACGTGGACCCTGAATGTGGGGCGTTCGCTTCAGGACCTCCGCTGGACGGGGCAGGTCACCCTCTAA